Proteins encoded by one window of Salvia splendens isolate huo1 chromosome 5, SspV2, whole genome shotgun sequence:
- the LOC121804776 gene encoding probable protein S-acyltransferase 17 codes for MAVEWLLLCHGLVTILVLVSFLCGQWPIFRGTFIQRIHFFLTFGAYDYFRRFVLFSCGSRGVGALHSLEYYCCDRPNPIIQLIYLLIIGTTYYIIAKSSFIYIPGYYISGIHRYTSFLAVGVGIILFLLTSFSDPGVVNSSNVSQYLSAYPYDNIIFTERECDTCKIPKPARSKHCSICDRCVARFDHHCAWMNNCIGERNTRYFMAFILWHFLLCIYGIAALALILAGRLKDMQVVHILTVYYHIENSYRELAPLVLQWLLNSHNTQILVMVFLAVITMLLAGFFTYHAKLCLTNTTTNESFKWQEYLSWQRKVNEAKVSAAALKASLGELSREKKPPESKWKTFFRRSHLEEVDVVKNNIYDKGYLHNIYEIVAPFSTRRSFLLNKSKTG; via the exons ATGGCAGTTGAGTGGCTTCTGCTGTGTCATGGATTGGTGACGATCTTGGTACTCGTATCTTTCCTCTGTGGGCAGTGGCCAATTTTTCGAGGCACCTTCATTCAGCGCATCCACTTCTTCCTCACTTTCGGCGCCTACGACTATTTCcg GCGATTTGTTCTCTTCTCGTGCGGCTCTAGGGGCGTCGGTGCGCTTCACTCTCTTGAGTACTACTGTTGTGACCGCCCCAACCCTATCATACAG TTGatatatttgttaattattGGAACAACGTATTACATCATTGCAAAGTCATCCTTCATCTACATTCCAGGGTATTATATAAGTGGAATTCACAG GTACACAAGCTTCTTGGCAGTTGGAGTGGGTATTATCCTCTTTCTATTGACTAGCTTTTCTGATCCAGGGGTTGTGAACTCTTCAAATGTTTCTCAGTACCTCTCTGCTTATCCATATGATAACATCATCTTCACAGAGAGAGAATGTGATACCTGCAAAATTCCTAA ACCTGCTAGGTCAAAGCACTGCAGTATATGTGATCGCTGTGTTGCTCGTTTTGACCATCACTGTGCATGGATG AACAATTGCATAGGAGAAAGGAACACCAGATACTTCATGGCGTTTATTCTTTG GCATTTTCTCCTCTGCATATATGGAATCGCTGCGCTTGCATTAATTCTCGCTGGTAGATTGAAAGATATGCAAGTTGTCCACATTCTAACAG TTTATTATCACATTGAAAATTCCTACAGAGAGTTGGCTCCACTTGTTTTACAG TGGTTGTTGAACTCCCATAACACACAAATCCTTGTTATGGTGTTTCTGGCTGTGATTACTATGCTATTAGCTGGTTTTTTCACATACCATGCCAAACTGTGTCTCACAAACACTACTACAAATGAG AGCTTTAAATGGCAAGAGTACCTGAGCTGGCAGAGGAAGGTGAATGAGGCAAAAGTGAGTGCAGCAGCTCTAAAAGCTAGTTTAGGCGAACTAAGTCGAGAAAAGAAGCCACCAGAGAGCAAATGGAAAACATTCTTTAGAAGATCTCATCTTGAGGAGGTAGACGTGGTTAAGAACAACATATATGACAAGGGATATCTTCATAATATCTATGAGATTGTCGCTCCTTTCTCGACAAGGCGATCATTCTTACTAAATAAATCGAAAACAGGTTAA